Within the Portunus trituberculatus isolate SZX2019 chromosome 26, ASM1759143v1, whole genome shotgun sequence genome, the region TCAAGACTTTGGTATTCAGTATTCACCAGCTGAACTCTCAAACCTCTGACTCCTATTGATGCttttgaaaatgaggacatCGTGCAAAAAACAGAGTTGTAATattaagtttaggttaggttagattagatttggGGTTAGGTTAACTTCGATGAAGTTTGTTTTGGTTGAGTCAGTCAGGGAGGGGAACCAAAATAGACCAAATTTTGCATTTGCTGAGAAGGTCTAAGGGGACAAATGGCAATATTTGGCAAACAAAGGACCTCTTGTCAATATTTACCACAAGatggcaagagatgcaacattccagcagtgagaaagaggctaaagacagtcagtcagaggagaggagctgataagatgaaaagcttttgattccaccctgtgtgagtggaaccaccCCATACATGTTAAGGATACtcccatacagggacggataggacagataagacccttgtacagagttagtagtCAGGAGTgtaagaaaaactggcaaagacgcctcagaatgcctaactccatagaagctgttttagcaagagatgagatgtgaagcgtCCAGTTTAGATTACACAGATGCGGTACATAGTGGAGTTAATAGGTACCAAAAACTCCCGGGCTAGGGGGGGTGTGGGCGTAGCTACACTACGTCACAACTGACTGTCGCTTTGCGTGTGCTGTGTTGCGTACCTATTCAAGGCATGCTATGTACCACCGGACTTttttacagttgccacacatgGGACTTTCCACGCTCAGTACTTCTGCGCACAGTACCTACACCTACGTataagcaaaggacagaccaaccATGGATGAACTAAGCTGTCGTTTATCTCTCCCAGAAGATAAACTTTCCTAATAtcttgtaacctaacctaacctaactccccATTAGGTAATTGTACTATGAATATCTGCcctgttattttcttgtacCAGGACagtcaccaacacaacacaccatcaAACTAATGGTACAATGAAAGAGAAGGTCGCACAAGGTACCTATCATGACCTTGCCTATTCTTGCTACCACTGCCTCGAAATTTCAGCTGTTTTTATCCTAGATTTGTTCAAactattcccttctttattacCATTTGACACCAAAACATTACACAGGTGACCAAAGTAGAAGATTCAATGAAAAATGCAAGCTGAGATCAttcttttttaactctctctctctctctctctctctctctctctctctctctctctctctctctctctctctctctctctctctctctctctctctctctctcgctctttcagTGATGAAGTTTGTGGTGGAGCATGTGAGCAGATTGGGGATGGCTAGGCAGGCTGGGTGGTCTCTGCAGCCAGCCTGATAGTATGcacaccactccactctcccttattcCCACCAAGGGAGGCAGTGCACCACATCTCATGCAggtaaggttgtgtgtgtgtgtgtgtgtgtatttacctaatttacctaattgtaacatacgggaaaggagctatgctcgtactgtcctgtctccatatctactaatgtccagctttttcttaaaatcatgaatattccttgcgttgaccacttccacgtgtcaactattccatgcttccacccttctatgagggaagctatatttttttcacatctctcctataagtggccatttttagttttttcccatgccctctcgacactctttcattccacatacacagatcttccctatccattttttccatgccaatcatcactctgtatattgctatcaggtctcccctttctcttctgttttccagggtcggaagttgcattctgttcagtctgtcttcataagtcaaatctcttaagttacgcaccatttttgttgcagccctctgtactttctctagtttccttatgtgtttctttaagttcggagcccactgtattgttgcatattcaagccttggtcttatcattgcagtaattattttcttcatcatttcttcatctaaatatacgaacgccactcttatgttcctcagtaagttcaatacttctccaattattttgtttatgtgtctctctggcgataggtcattggtaattgtcaccccaaggtctttttcttcatgactggtttttatgtcttcatttcctatcttgtacatactcctgattcttctttcactcttgccaaactctaatttcttgcattttgtcgtgttgaactccatttgccatgtacagctccatttccatattctgtccaagtcttcctggagtagttcgcaatctttgtcacatctcacttttcttaacaattttgcatcgtctgcaaataggctcacataactggacaccccatccaccatgtcatttatgtagactgcaaacattactggtgccaacactgatccctgtgggactccactctccaccaagccccattctgatggtctgtccttaattattgttctcatttctcttcctaccaaaaaagtcttccatccattttagtaaactgccatgcactcctcctaccatttcaagtttccagatcagtctccggtgtggtaccttatcaaaggcctttttttaaatttagatatattccatcagcccaaccatctctttcctgtattacatctatcaccctcgaatagtaacatatcaggtttgtcgtgcatgaacgcccttttctaaaaccaaattgacactcacaaagtatgtcatttttctccaagaagtctgtccatctattcttcaccaccctctcacacatcttagctaccacacttgtaagtgacactggtctatagttcaatgggtctctcttgttacctgatttataaattgggacaatgttagctcttttccagtcttggggcactacaccttcccttaatgaggcatcaattacttcacaaactttttctgccagttgctccctgcattctcttaaaatccatcctgataccccatcaggtcccacagcttttctcacttctagactccccatcatattcttgatctcctccacagttacttgaaactccttcataatccctttctgttccattaccagtggcttgtcaaaagcagtctcctttgtgaataccttccgaaagcatccattcatagcctctgccatttccctgggatcctcactgcaaactccatttacttctaaactttcaatactttctctatttttgatgttgttgttcacatgtctgtaaaaaagccttggttggtctttacatttatcaattatatccttttcttgtttctttctttcttctcttctaatcaacacatattcatttcttgctcttttgtaactttcccactgcttaatccgtcttttccttctccacctcttccatgcatcctcttttcttgttctagccttttcacatctatcgttaaaccagtcctgctttccaacttctctatgttgtcttattggtacaaatttttttctcaccttctttgtatatttttataaattccttccacttttcatttgctcccctTAGCACTTTTGAATTTCATCCAacttgtctcttgaaagaatttccttaggtttccaaaatctgtcttggcataattccatcttcccactttatattcttcatttcttctagatttctcttcatctatcaccttgaactccaaaactgcatgatcactctttgctaaagggcactccaccctcatctcctcaatgaccattggctctgtactaaagaccaagtccagtcttgacgatgctccctctcctccaaacctagtatcttctttgacccactgagttaacacattttccattgccagtgtcaatagtgtatttccccatgttgtctctgatccctccatccattgaccagtcctcccaacacacctctttacaattaaaatctcccatcattatagttcgttcacagccacccaacatttcttccagacatgttcctgtatctcttatcatttcttcatattcctgtactgaccatgcatttgtcttaggtggtacgtacaccactatgtagtgcctctttttccttcattagtttctgctctgatctttagcacttctgcctttcccataccttctttcacttgatccacctttatatctttttaaccagcaacatcactcctcctcccatcttacctactctatttcttttccaaacattatatttccttctccaaccatcatcaggtcttctcctctctcagttttgtttcagtaagacccacaatatctgggttcttatcctcaagtaatcgttgagttctaaaatcccgatatcactccatttatgttggaatacattacattccgctcatacgtaagtttctttagtcctttcttactgtacttttctgggttatgaaccacttcctcagtctcatatccaagattctccagaaaaactctttcttctcctcttctgtcctctcttcattttttttcaaagcctcctttctcaactcatttaacatttctctttccttttcaccgagatctcttctcaaccaaatcttccttgttgtttcctgctgggctaacctccatgacttctccaccaattcatctacatccttttgtgacttaaatttgattcttactggcctcataccttctcctgtgaactttccaattctatggaagtcctctatttcttgtactaggtcttttcccctcctcctgcaccacattaatgatattatttatcaccttttttatgtttttctctctctccattttactcggtgtcttatcctcctccacaccaaatatcaccacacatctctttttgtctacagtttccctcaccaatgtctcatttgacttaataaccttcacaactttctcagcaatcttctcttctatgatctgttgatctataatttcagcaaggcccaaagttttctccccagactctttgatttccttttccagacttgcaactttgtaatttacctcctttctttccacttcctgactttttttccattcagcctgcttctccatcacttttcctaaagattctccacatttgtcgtgtgtgtgtgtgtgtgtttgtgtgtgtgtgtgcaatgaaaCAGTTTATGAAACtttgtaatgaagaaaagatgaagtgatTGAATAGTAAGATGTACAGATTCTCAGTTTTTCTGTGAACTTTGTGTCTGTCAAAGATGAATGTGATCAATCTGTGTGTTATTGATTTCTTTGTGGAGGCATCTCTgtcacaggaggaagaagagatgagtggctgacttgtatttatttgttaggaGTTGGTGAgtgcagtttgtgtgtgtttgtgagtggtggtgtttatCAGTAAGGAGGGCTGAGTGGCTGAGTTGCACATCTTCCCTGTGTGTTAATGAGTGCAATGACGGTTTGTTTCCCCCACAGGACGTACTGCACCGGTGGCGAGGCGTCGAGGAAGCACCTCTTTGTGTTCCTGCCCACCACTTTACTGAACACATGAAGGTGCTCCAGAGTTTCAAGAAGGGTGgcacacacactttgctgcaCTACAAGTAAGGCAAACAAGTTGTCAAGTAGTAGTTATTTTGACATTGTCGCCAGTGTTTCTCGCCCCCATCTGCTTACTCGGTACAAGGGCCTGATCTGTCTTTGTATGAAGtaatctttgcatgtttggggggagttccactcacacagtattGTTAGattgggtggaatcaaaagcttttcatgtaatcaactcctctcctctgactgactgactgtctgcagcctctttctcactgccaaaatattgcatcttttttatcttatcaccattttcatgctaactgctctactgatcttgctaagtgcatacgtcacctcctcctgcagccttgctgcacaaggctttcttcttcctctcatccctgttctgtccaactctctaatacaagagttaaccagtactctcaaccattcagacctttctctggtaaactctggaattccctacatgcttctgtatttccatctttgtaCAACTTGATGTTTTTTaatagggagatttcaagacatgcTAATTCTGTACCAATCTTTTAGTGAACTTGAAATTCAAGTGGGCTTCTTCTTTAACTTTTGTTGCCTTGGCTAGTTGCCCTcttgcatggaaaaaaaaaaaaaaaaaaatagtgtggcTTTGCTTTGCTGGGTTTTTGATCTACCTTCCTGTATCAGAAATGTGATTACAAATGAGCAGTTTTCACAATTTCACAATTTCTGATTGATAAGATGACTTGAAGGTAATTGATCACTAAACATGATCTTTTGTtgactcctttcttttgttgcaGGCTTTTGGAGGTCCAGCGGCACACTGCACACTTCTTTCCTAAACGTGTGTGCAGAGTGCAAGACAGAGtggcaaggatggaggatgcatcaacattcacagcatcattggttcatgctttttattttttttgtgtgtgtgtgtgtggaaagaagtGCACACAGTTTTAACCGAAggattatatgtgtgtgtgtgtgtgtgtgtgtgtgtgggcagcttTATGGGCAAGTGTGCCAGTCATTCCTTGAATTCAATGTTTTTCATTTAGGGAAAAATTGTTGTATATAATTAGGTTTATAGACATTTTTGAGTGGGAATGTTTAGACTGATTAAATAGTAAGTTTCTCTACTTTGTAGAGCTTTGCTGTTACTGTTCTGTGTAAGGTTTCAAGGGCCGTATTCTACAAACCATCATAGCTAGTGATGTGATTGTAGACAAAATGGTGCATTTTAGACACAAGTCCCTCAATGACAGGCTCTCACCTTGTGACTCGTCATAAGTTCAGTCTGTTGCAGCGCTGCCAACCACTGTCTTAAAACTCTTCTCAGCATGGTGAGAGCTTGTTTTATGTACCATGGCATGATCCCCGACAGTTTTTGAtattaattaatgataaatatctGTAATGATGGCTAAATAATGTCCTTTGATGGAGTAATTTATCATTATAGATAACTGCCAAGAGGGTGCGATCAGTTTTCCAAAAACTCAAACAAACCTTGCTCTGAGTGGCTTGCATGTGTCATGTGTCATGTGTCAGGCTGTTGGGCATAATCTTATGTTTGTCATGTTTCCTTTGTTTGGATACACAGTCTTACTATGATGTCAAAATAATTAGAATTGTAGAAATTATGTCAAGGATCTATTTCTTTGTATACTTATATAAAGTTGACAAGTGATGAGCCCAAAGACCAGCAGTGGAGTGACGGTCAGGCATTCAGTGAGACCTGAGGCTGACTGTGTAGAATACGGCCCCAGAAGGACggtctgtgttttgtgtatttatggtGACAATGTAGCGTTGCAAGGGACAACATGCTGTTTGAGACCAAAGCCATTGTGTAAGAAATCATTGTACAGAGTTGATAGTTCCTCCTAGACTTTGCAATGAAATTGCTGTCAAAATACTATTATGttattgtattcatttttttaatgttatattaGACAAATGTATGGATGACCTGTTCATACAGAGACTGCTGCCATGTATGTGCAGGCCTCATGGTCCATCTTGCaactttcctaatttttttctctaatactTTGTAAGGTGAAAATATTCCCagactaaaaaatataaaattgtcCCAAGTTAGAAATTGCAGAAATTATTCTaagttgaaatataaaaattgTTGTATGTTGCAAGTTGTAAAATTTCTGTTGAAAATTGTTAAAATTTTCCTAGCTGTTCAAATTCTAGTGTTGCTTTGTAAAAATATCCTAGCTGTTCAAATTCTAGTGTTGCTTTGTAAAATGTTCTAAGTCGAAAGTTTTGGTAGAGTTTTCATCTGATTTGTGTAAAATTTTCTAGTTGAAATTTGTAGTTTCCTAGCTGTACAAAATTTTCTAAGTCGAAAGTTTTGGTAGAGTTTTCATCAGATTTGTGTAAAAATTTTCTAGTTGAAATTTGTAGTTTTCTAGCTGTACAAATTCTGGTGTTACACTGTAAAATTTTTCTAAGTTGAAAGTTTTGGTGGAGTTTTCAGAGttgtgtaaaaatgtgttgattgaataaaagtgaaggaagggagactctTCAATGTATTTTTAACCCAAATATACATCTGCTgtttctccggagactcttcggagtatttatgacttagcacagtttttgaggctGTTTTGCAGGGATTTTTGccatttttgctgcttttagcaatttttcagcattttggGGCAGTTTTGCAGGAATTGccatttttgctgcttttagcaatttttcagcattttggGGCAGTTTTGCAGGGAATTTTCCCACTTTGCTGCTTTTCAGGAGCAGTTTTGTAAGGACTGGTTTTTCAGTTATATTCTTTTAACTGGTTTTCAGTATTCTTTTAACTATTTCCTACTGCTT harbors:
- the LOC123509065 gene encoding uncharacterized protein LOC123509065 is translated as MHTTPLSLIPTKGGSAPHLMQDVLHRWRGVEEAPLCVPAHHFTEHMKVLQSFKKGGTHTLLHYKLLEVQRHTAHFFPKRVCRVQDRVARMEDASTFTASLVHAFYFFCVCVCGKKCTQF